One Thermodesulfobacteriota bacterium DNA window includes the following coding sequences:
- a CDS encoding 4Fe-4S binding protein → MKKRILIRFKKEAIDKPIVYRLAKDYDLIFNILRAHVYPKAESIMVLEIEGDDANFEKGIEYLKSKNLEIEPIEQDITRDEEKCVHCGICTSVCATEALSIDRKDKMRVKFDYEKCVACELCVKVCPVRAMNVYFD, encoded by the coding sequence TTGAAAAAAAGGATCCTCATAAGGTTCAAAAAAGAAGCGATAGATAAGCCTATAGTCTACAGACTGGCAAAAGACTACGATCTAATCTTTAACATCCTAAGGGCCCATGTTTATCCAAAGGCTGAATCTATAATGGTCTTAGAAATAGAAGGGGATGATGCAAACTTTGAAAAGGGCATCGAGTACTTAAAGAGTAAAAATCTCGAAATAGAACCCATCGAACAGGACATAACGAGGGACGAGGAAAAGTGTGTACACTGCGGGATCTGTACCAGTGTCTGTGCTACCGAAGCACTTTCAATAGACAGGAAAGATAAGATGCGAGTGAAATTCGATTACGAAAAATGTGTTGCCTGTGAGCTCTGCGTGAAAGTCTGTCCAGTACGGGCCATGAACGTCTATTTCGATTAA
- a CDS encoding M48 family metalloprotease yields MKKSPLKVFFIILVLSFFSLRCTTNPVSGQKEIILLSEKDEIKLAKEWYPNILWSAEGAGGEFKDDKLKAYLRDLVLQIHRVSHRPHLPIEFVIQNSSLPNAWAIPGYVAITRGLLCALESEAEFVYVMGHEIGHISARHSASQMSKSILADSLLKVGSYALSGKSYADWAMALGSIGANLLLLKYSREDELEADRLGVEYMVRLGYDPKNAIYAHLNVQRASDEYLRRVGKDSEEGSFFSELLSTHPRTKIRIEELKTITEKVKPVNLRGDGTQRKIFQEAISNLKRTHRIYITYYDPAVSALRKGNIKEAERLIDRALEEKNDEAPYLTLKGILEQKRGRHLSAEGYFRRAQKIDPSYVPALRGLGIVCYEKKDLRNAMAFLKDALSLFPNDVPSHYYLGMAYFDSHNYHYAINHLEFALQALPEHPTIYGTLGICYEKTGKIHKAYEYYLKQVKVAPDNEMGRYAKDRLRSIQR; encoded by the coding sequence ATGAAAAAATCTCCATTAAAAGTCTTTTTTATCATTCTCGTACTTTCTTTTTTCTCTTTACGATGTACCACGAACCCAGTTTCAGGGCAAAAAGAGATAATACTTTTATCCGAAAAGGACGAGATTAAACTGGCAAAGGAATGGTATCCAAATATACTTTGGAGCGCTGAGGGAGCAGGGGGTGAATTTAAAGACGACAAACTAAAGGCCTACCTTCGGGACTTAGTTTTACAAATACACCGAGTCTCTCATAGACCGCACCTTCCAATAGAATTTGTGATTCAGAATAGTTCATTACCGAATGCTTGGGCCATTCCAGGATATGTTGCCATAACAAGGGGTTTGCTCTGTGCTTTAGAGAGTGAAGCTGAGTTCGTCTACGTGATGGGTCACGAGATAGGACATATCTCTGCCCGCCATTCAGCTTCTCAGATGTCAAAGTCAATCCTTGCGGATTCGCTACTTAAAGTGGGAAGCTACGCACTTTCAGGCAAAAGTTACGCAGACTGGGCAATGGCATTGGGTTCGATAGGAGCCAACCTTCTCCTCCTTAAATATTCGAGGGAGGATGAGCTGGAAGCGGATAGATTGGGCGTGGAGTATATGGTGCGATTGGGATACGACCCAAAGAATGCTATATATGCCCACTTAAATGTCCAAAGGGCTTCGGATGAGTACTTAAGACGGGTTGGAAAAGATTCGGAGGAGGGTAGCTTTTTTTCCGAGCTTCTCTCGACCCATCCGAGAACAAAGATAAGAATTGAAGAGCTAAAGACGATTACGGAGAAGGTAAAACCTGTAAACCTAAGAGGTGATGGCACCCAGAGAAAGATTTTTCAGGAGGCTATCTCGAACTTAAAAAGGACGCACAGAATATATATCACTTACTATGACCCGGCAGTTTCGGCACTAAGAAAAGGAAATATCAAAGAGGCCGAAAGATTAATCGACAGAGCTTTAGAGGAAAAAAATGACGAGGCCCCGTATCTTACCTTGAAAGGTATTCTGGAACAGAAAAGGGGCCGCCATTTAAGTGCCGAGGGGTACTTCAGGCGAGCCCAAAAGATAGATCCCTCCTACGTGCCGGCACTAAGAGGTCTTGGCATAGTATGTTATGAGAAGAAAGATCTCAGAAACGCCATGGCCTTTTTGAAAGACGCCCTGTCTCTTTTTCCAAACGATGTGCCCTCCCACTACTATTTAGGAATGGCCTATTTCGATTCTCATAACTATCACTACGCGATTAACCATCTTGAGTTTGCCTTGCAAGCTTTACCAGAACACCCAACCATCTATGGGACCTTAGGAATCTGTTACGAAAAGACAGGGAAAATCCACAAGGCCTATGAGTACTACCTAAAGCAAGTAAAAGTGGCACCGGATAACGAAATGGGTAGATACGCTAAAGACAGGTTAAGATCGATCCAGAGATAA
- a CDS encoding cysteine desulfurase has product MRRVYLDYNATTPLHPKLKNEIEPFFDYLFGNPSSTHWAGRLAKEKIEEARLNVAKLINAKPDEIIFTGSGTESSNIAIKGIAFGFRKKGNHIISTTVEHPCVLNTLKYLESKGFEVTYLPVDSIGQIDPEEVKRAIKKETILITVMYANNETGTVLPVKEIGKIAREYEVIFHSDMVQALGKLKIDIEELNVDLASFSGHKAYAPKGIGFLYVREGISGMEPLTHGGHQEKGLRPGTENTLGIVTMGICAASLMEEIDRDIERMENMRKRLLEGITKCVDGITLNGDQERRLPNTINLSFDGIEGPNLLSVLDSLGIAISSGAACTSGKSSLSHVLLAMGLPEEKIRSAVRISLGKFTEEKDIDYAISVIPSAVKRLRER; this is encoded by the coding sequence ATGAGAAGGGTTTACCTCGATTACAACGCAACAACACCTCTTCACCCGAAGTTAAAAAATGAGATAGAACCTTTTTTCGATTACCTTTTCGGTAATCCTTCAAGTACTCACTGGGCTGGAAGGCTGGCAAAAGAAAAGATAGAGGAGGCTCGCCTAAATGTGGCAAAACTCATAAACGCGAAGCCAGATGAAATAATCTTTACTGGCTCTGGAACAGAAAGCTCAAATATCGCTATTAAAGGGATAGCCTTCGGTTTCAGAAAAAAGGGGAATCACATAATTTCCACAACTGTCGAACATCCTTGTGTTTTAAACACACTTAAGTATCTCGAGTCCAAAGGGTTTGAGGTAACTTATCTACCGGTAGACTCTATTGGACAGATAGATCCTGAAGAGGTAAAAAGGGCGATAAAGAAAGAGACGATCCTAATAACTGTCATGTACGCGAATAACGAGACTGGTACCGTCTTACCGGTAAAGGAAATCGGTAAAATAGCGAGAGAATACGAAGTGATATTCCATTCGGATATGGTTCAAGCACTTGGGAAATTAAAGATAGATATTGAAGAATTGAATGTAGACCTTGCGAGTTTTTCAGGACACAAGGCATACGCTCCGAAAGGAATCGGTTTTCTTTACGTTCGGGAAGGAATAAGTGGTATGGAACCACTCACTCACGGAGGTCATCAAGAAAAAGGTCTAAGACCAGGCACAGAAAACACTTTAGGAATAGTTACAATGGGCATTTGTGCGGCCTCGCTTATGGAAGAGATAGATCGCGACATAGAAAGGATGGAGAATATGCGCAAAAGACTGCTCGAAGGCATTACAAAATGTGTAGATGGGATTACGCTTAACGGGGATCAAGAAAGAAGGCTTCCAAATACTATAAATCTGAGTTTTGATGGCATAGAAGGGCCAAACCTTTTAAGTGTACTCGATAGCTTAGGTATAGCTATATCTTCTGGAGCTGCGTGTACATCCGGTAAATCCTCTTTGTCCCATGTCCTTTTAGCGATGGGGCTTCCGGAAGAAAAAATAAGATCGGCGGTGCGGATAAGTCTTGGTAAATTTACAGAGGAAAAAGATATAGATTACGCCATCTCCGTTATCCCCTCTGCGGTCAAAAGGCTAAGAGAAAGATAA
- a CDS encoding glycosyltransferase, whose amino-acid sequence MNPQGTISVLVVTKDTPNLLSRLITSILEDRELFSEIRELIVVDNGSDLETEEIVKRFSIGIKYLRQNRNLGFAKAVNLGASISTGKYLLLLNSDILLPKGEILKLKKVMDSYPNIAVSGPSLIYPDGSFQRSYSHVPSLLVEIVPRFVYEALFTNRSRKLIHSDPLLGQIFEVESLIGACLMIRRSTFERLGGFDERFFFFFEETDFCLRVKKIEGSCVFVPSCKVIHDQGMTVRKVWVLGRLEYNISLLKFIRKHYPVWYSNTFVFVRFLKTLLGTLLLLGFFPVTFLSEKRKRILSYYLRTLFWFLKGLPDDYGLKSLIFKNEYNL is encoded by the coding sequence TTGAACCCACAAGGAACCATATCGGTTCTTGTAGTCACAAAGGATACGCCAAATCTTCTATCAAGGCTCATAACATCGATACTAGAGGACAGAGAGCTCTTTTCTGAAATAAGAGAATTGATCGTTGTGGATAACGGTAGCGATTTAGAAACCGAAGAAATCGTAAAAAGGTTTAGCATCGGAATAAAATACCTGCGACAAAATAGAAATCTCGGATTCGCCAAGGCTGTAAATTTAGGTGCCTCCATATCTACTGGCAAGTACTTGCTTCTTCTTAATTCCGACATCCTTTTGCCTAAAGGAGAGATCTTAAAGCTAAAAAAAGTTATGGATTCATATCCGAATATCGCGGTATCCGGTCCGTCCCTTATATATCCTGACGGTTCATTCCAACGCTCTTACTCCCATGTCCCGTCCCTTCTTGTCGAAATAGTTCCTCGTTTCGTCTATGAGGCTCTATTTACAAATAGGAGTAGAAAACTGATCCATTCTGATCCCTTATTAGGACAGATTTTTGAAGTAGAATCCCTAATAGGTGCCTGCCTTATGATAAGGAGGAGCACATTTGAAAGACTCGGTGGGTTCGATGAAAGGTTTTTCTTCTTCTTCGAGGAGACCGATTTTTGCTTGCGAGTAAAAAAGATTGAAGGATCTTGTGTTTTTGTCCCTTCTTGCAAGGTCATTCACGACCAGGGGATGACAGTAAGAAAGGTTTGGGTTTTAGGAAGGCTAGAGTACAATATTTCTCTTCTTAAATTCATCCGGAAACACTATCCCGTTTGGTACTCAAATACATTCGTTTTTGTTAGGTTTTTAAAGACTCTACTCGGAACGCTTCTACTTTTGGGTTTTTTTCCAGTTACGTTCCTTTCAGAAAAAAGAAAAAGGATCCTCAGTTACTACCTTCGTACTCTTTTTTGGTTTTTAAAAGGTCTCCCAGACGACTACGGTTTAAAGAGCTTAATTTTCAAGAACGAATATAATCTCTAA
- a CDS encoding dodecin family protein, producing the protein MAEGGRVARVTEVIAGSPKSFDDAIMVGFKRATKTLRGITGIRVKDHRLRVENGKIVEYRVTLEIIFVLEN; encoded by the coding sequence ATGGCGGAGGGAGGAAGGGTAGCCCGAGTAACAGAGGTTATAGCTGGCTCGCCCAAAAGTTTTGACGACGCAATAATGGTTGGATTCAAAAGGGCAACGAAGACCTTACGCGGAATAACCGGCATAAGGGTAAAGGACCACAGATTGAGAGTCGAAAATGGCAAGATAGTGGAGTACCGAGTGACCTTAGAGATTATATTCGTTCTTGAAAATTAA
- a CDS encoding SDR family oxidoreductase produces MSLRGRRALITGASQGIGKACAFVFAEKGAELVLVDKNKKALKEVSEELKSKGFSVFSYAFDLMRTNKLESLISQAKKEKPIDILVNNAGFDRPGTLAKTEKKMFVEVLTIHVVVPFLLMKLLLPDMRMRKWGRIINISSVYGLEGAKGEVAYSTAKAAIIGLTKSVAKEGGPDGVTVNAIVPGIIRTPPILKMPDKYKEPLISRTAIGRMGEPEEVAYVASFLASDEASYITGTTLVVSGGWGG; encoded by the coding sequence ATGTCTCTTCGGGGAAGGAGAGCCTTAATCACAGGCGCATCTCAAGGCATAGGGAAGGCATGCGCATTTGTTTTCGCTGAAAAGGGTGCGGAGCTAGTACTTGTCGATAAAAACAAAAAAGCTCTAAAAGAGGTATCCGAGGAGTTAAAATCGAAGGGTTTTTCTGTCTTTTCTTACGCATTCGATCTTATGCGCACAAACAAACTTGAATCACTGATTTCTCAAGCAAAAAAGGAAAAACCGATAGATATTCTTGTAAATAATGCAGGATTTGACAGGCCGGGAACTCTCGCTAAAACGGAAAAAAAGATGTTCGTTGAGGTTCTGACGATTCACGTTGTAGTTCCGTTTCTTCTTATGAAGCTTCTCCTTCCTGATATGAGGATGAGAAAGTGGGGAAGGATTATAAACATAAGCTCCGTCTATGGGCTCGAAGGCGCAAAAGGAGAAGTGGCATACTCAACCGCAAAGGCGGCCATAATAGGACTCACAAAAAGTGTGGCTAAAGAGGGAGGGCCAGACGGAGTAACTGTAAATGCCATAGTGCCCGGAATAATCCGTACGCCCCCTATCCTTAAAATGCCAGACAAATATAAAGAACCTCTCATATCCCGGACTGCCATAGGTAGAATGGGAGAACCAGAAGAAGTGGCGTATGTAGCTAGTTTTCTTGCCTCTGACGAAGCTTCGTACATCACAGGGACCACCCTTGTTGTTTCAGGCGGGTGGGGCGGATAG
- a CDS encoding UPF0280 family protein — MAYEERFYRRISNPEDLVAYEVKYKESDLFCCTKTDLSAYIRERLIFYRNQIEKYIKHNPFFKDSLSPIAYDPLAPSIVKRMLECSQKIGVGPMASVAGAIAEYIGEDIHGLSDEFIIENGGDIYLRTKRERIVLIYAKDSPLSQRIGLKIKASDDPYGICTSSGTFGHSLSFGKADAVCIVTRSAAMSDGLATYIGNLVKTKDSIPYAIEVAKRFEEILGIVVIVGKHMGVWGDIELKAT, encoded by the coding sequence ATGGCATACGAAGAAAGGTTCTATAGAAGGATCTCAAACCCAGAAGATCTCGTAGCTTATGAGGTCAAATACAAAGAGAGTGATCTTTTCTGTTGCACAAAGACCGATCTTTCTGCTTACATAAGGGAAAGGTTAATTTTCTACAGGAACCAGATCGAAAAGTACATAAAGCATAATCCCTTTTTCAAAGACAGCCTTTCGCCTATAGCTTATGACCCATTGGCTCCTTCGATCGTAAAAAGGATGCTTGAATGTTCACAAAAGATCGGGGTCGGGCCCATGGCCAGTGTGGCAGGTGCAATAGCAGAGTACATTGGCGAGGACATACACGGACTTTCTGACGAGTTCATAATAGAGAACGGGGGGGACATCTACCTAAGAACGAAAAGGGAAAGAATTGTCCTTATTTACGCTAAGGATTCTCCTTTAAGCCAGAGAATTGGGTTAAAAATCAAGGCTTCCGATGATCCTTACGGGATATGTACATCTTCAGGAACTTTTGGCCATTCTCTGAGTTTCGGAAAGGCAGATGCTGTGTGCATTGTTACGCGTTCTGCAGCAATGTCGGATGGTCTTGCAACTTATATCGGTAATCTTGTAAAAACTAAAGACTCCATACCATATGCGATTGAGGTTGCGAAAAGATTCGAAGAGATACTAGGTATTGTCGTGATTGTGGGAAAACATATGGGGGTCTGGGGGGATATAGAGCTTAAGGCCACATGA
- a CDS encoding thiamine pyrophosphate-dependent enzyme gives MNELMIGNYAIARGFVEAGLEIAAAYPGTPSSEILPGIVEFSKRENAEIHCEWSVNERVAYEVAYGAALYGKKAACMMKQVGLNVAFPAFYNFKHHEIKGSFVIVSCDDPGPQSSQTEQDTRMLCTFMDVTCFDPSSPKEAADVAYFALRLSFETKRPIVIRPTHRVSHSREAVPLYRPGKRRVRLKEGLISKGKTAKLGIVASGMSFSVAIDVLTELNLIRMIPVYKVLRVHPLDTKVKEFAQSLQKVLILEETDAVIEAKLNDSKRVYGRLNGFLSGAGELTYDVIKEAITSLCRDSGIEVQNEIDYALEDLSKTINIVPRPPKLCSGCPHRACFYAMREAFPEAIFPGDIGCYTLGIPLGAVDTVVDMGGSVSLASGFYNVFSKENRNIPILASLGDSTFFHACLPAIYDARKKNKKFILVILDNGTTAMTGMQPTPQTGITAKGEKSRSISIEATLRALGIENIRIVDPYDIPFVINTIKEAHHHLQKGEGPFAIISRRECLLLSKRRFEVKIDLEEVCTGCKRCIRYFDCPSLEFDEKEKKVKINRDLCVQCGNCLYVCPAKRKRLDSL, from the coding sequence TACTGCCAGGAATAGTAGAATTTTCAAAAAGGGAAAATGCAGAAATACATTGTGAATGGTCAGTAAACGAAAGGGTCGCTTATGAAGTTGCATACGGTGCGGCGCTTTATGGAAAAAAGGCGGCATGTATGATGAAGCAGGTAGGTTTGAACGTTGCATTCCCAGCCTTTTACAATTTTAAACACCACGAGATAAAAGGATCGTTCGTTATTGTCTCCTGCGATGATCCGGGTCCCCAGTCATCCCAAACCGAGCAGGACACAAGGATGCTATGTACTTTCATGGACGTTACGTGCTTTGATCCTTCTAGCCCTAAAGAGGCAGCCGATGTGGCGTATTTTGCTCTTCGCCTGTCTTTTGAGACTAAAAGACCGATAGTTATAAGACCAACCCACAGGGTGAGCCACTCGAGAGAGGCCGTCCCCCTCTATAGACCGGGAAAAAGAAGGGTAAGATTAAAGGAAGGGTTAATCAGCAAAGGAAAGACCGCCAAATTAGGTATTGTCGCATCTGGTATGTCATTTTCGGTCGCAATTGATGTTCTAACCGAGCTCAACCTCATAAGAATGATTCCAGTCTATAAGGTACTTAGAGTCCATCCTTTGGACACAAAAGTAAAGGAATTCGCACAAAGCTTACAAAAGGTCTTAATCCTTGAAGAGACTGACGCGGTGATTGAGGCTAAGCTTAACGATTCAAAAAGAGTCTACGGAAGGCTAAACGGTTTTTTAAGTGGTGCAGGAGAATTAACCTACGATGTAATAAAAGAGGCTATTACAAGTTTATGCAGGGATTCGGGAATTGAAGTACAAAATGAGATCGATTATGCGTTGGAAGATCTAAGTAAAACTATTAACATAGTTCCAAGACCTCCCAAGCTTTGCAGCGGATGTCCACACAGGGCCTGTTTTTATGCAATGAGGGAGGCTTTTCCGGAAGCCATATTTCCTGGAGACATAGGTTGTTATACACTTGGAATCCCGCTTGGGGCTGTGGATACGGTTGTGGATATGGGTGGAAGTGTGAGTTTGGCCTCTGGCTTTTACAACGTTTTCTCAAAGGAAAATCGGAATATTCCTATCCTCGCTTCCTTAGGCGACTCCACATTCTTCCACGCCTGCCTTCCCGCAATATACGATGCCAGAAAAAAGAATAAGAAGTTTATTTTAGTGATTCTCGATAACGGCACAACGGCCATGACAGGTATGCAGCCAACACCGCAGACTGGGATCACCGCAAAAGGAGAAAAAAGTAGATCAATAAGTATTGAGGCTACTTTGCGAGCTTTAGGAATCGAAAACATACGTATTGTCGACCCGTATGATATTCCTTTTGTAATCAATACCATAAAAGAAGCCCATCACCACCTCCAAAAGGGAGAGGGTCCTTTCGCGATAATTTCAAGGAGGGAATGTCTCCTCCTTTCAAAGAGAAGATTTGAAGTGAAGATAGACCTTGAAGAAGTCTGCACTGGCTGTAAAAGATGTATAAGGTACTTCGATTGCCCTTCTTTGGAGTTCGACGAGAAAGAAAAGAAAGTGAAAATAAACCGGGATCTTTGCGTACAGTGCGGAAATTGCTTATATGTCTGTCCCGCAAAAAGAAAGAGGCTTGATAGCCTTTGA